A portion of the Paenibacillus hamazuiensis genome contains these proteins:
- a CDS encoding helix-turn-helix domain-containing protein, whose product MRFINKNIRRAAGMIYAVIFLVIISATVLLSYMNTTKSLKQELVYSNTALLHQIMEKTEMIFHEVDKDALGLLQEPEVRMFVDGNYATDLERMQRHSDLMKKLENVMNSNTQVHSIYFYAYGQKLYLSPYTSSEEAAFFDKGWREGFDSFDGYFKWLGVRSIEDRTAPFPVSKQVLTLVRSYPTLSSPSFRKGALIINMDESMIYNSALNEDVRRLGQAFVIDKDGVVISHSDKSMLGKNISSRKEIDRILGSAGEGNFTETVSGVPSLIFYASSGYTGWKYVSVIPSLQLNRELLTVRNWLFIISLLMFVAAIAAVFTVNAITYRPIESFVRSINKQLNSRKSTGTERNNEKLDGNLEAAEGLFDSFLLEHDNIQQQVRQNIPAMKWRLVSDMLMGYRTQYKDVKSSLDWLGIRLHSAHYIVLSAELDYKSRIPSKDLQLYSYAMCNVAEELIHSESHGMAVEMFDGRVVMIMSFEQNDPQSNMLRALSVADLIKTFVQEQFRKTVSIGVGRPYEKLEDLHHSFREANEALQYRMLLGANQVISIEDVEDFDSQHFYRLFDLEEAVMDAMRSADAGTVYKQLELLFQRTLQENIPPKMLKQICLQLVHRALKIGSDIGIDVDLLTGEDTRLYEKVELAEDAVEIKRDITGFFKDLLERIAEKRNARGSNETVAHILEYISKHYMQSDLSMNRIADTFQLSVPYLSKIFKEYTESNFTDYLIQLRVNKAKQLLEEGNAKVIHIAEKVGYSNSHSFIRIFKKVTGLTPGEYREQMILERSKTNVHEDK is encoded by the coding sequence ATGCGCTTTATTAATAAAAATATCCGTCGAGCGGCCGGAATGATCTACGCAGTAATCTTTCTCGTCATTATCTCGGCCACTGTACTGCTATCCTACATGAACACGACCAAGAGCCTAAAGCAGGAGCTCGTTTATTCGAATACAGCCTTATTGCATCAAATCATGGAGAAAACGGAAATGATCTTCCATGAAGTGGACAAGGATGCACTGGGGCTGCTGCAAGAACCGGAAGTCCGCATGTTTGTCGACGGTAACTATGCAACGGATTTGGAGCGTATGCAAAGGCACAGCGACCTGATGAAGAAACTTGAAAATGTGATGAATTCGAATACCCAAGTCCATTCCATCTATTTTTACGCTTATGGCCAAAAATTGTATTTATCGCCCTATACTTCATCTGAAGAGGCTGCGTTTTTCGATAAAGGTTGGAGAGAGGGCTTCGATTCATTCGATGGCTACTTCAAATGGTTGGGCGTTCGCAGTATCGAAGATAGGACGGCCCCTTTTCCGGTAAGCAAGCAAGTGTTGACATTGGTACGATCCTACCCTACGCTCAGCAGCCCTTCCTTTCGCAAAGGAGCGTTGATTATCAATATGGACGAGAGTATGATTTATAACTCGGCTTTAAATGAAGACGTCAGAAGGCTCGGTCAAGCCTTTGTCATCGATAAAGACGGGGTGGTCATTTCTCATTCGGATAAGAGTATGCTCGGAAAAAATATAAGTTCCCGAAAGGAAATCGATCGAATCCTGGGCAGTGCCGGAGAAGGAAACTTCACCGAGACGGTGAGCGGCGTACCGAGTTTGATTTTCTATGCGTCATCCGGCTATACCGGATGGAAATACGTCAGTGTCATTCCAAGCCTGCAGCTGAACCGCGAGCTGCTGACCGTCCGCAATTGGCTGTTCATCATCTCTCTTCTTATGTTCGTTGCGGCGATCGCGGCCGTATTTACGGTTAACGCGATTACATATCGGCCGATTGAAAGCTTCGTCCGCTCGATTAATAAACAGTTGAATTCCCGGAAGAGTACGGGGACGGAACGTAACAACGAGAAGCTTGACGGTAATCTTGAAGCGGCGGAAGGGTTGTTTGATAGCTTTCTTCTGGAGCATGACAACATACAACAGCAGGTGAGGCAAAATATACCGGCTATGAAGTGGAGACTTGTTTCCGACATGTTAATGGGTTACCGGACTCAGTATAAGGATGTAAAATCTTCTCTGGACTGGCTCGGCATCCGCCTTCATTCCGCTCATTATATCGTATTGTCGGCGGAGCTCGATTACAAGTCCCGGATTCCCTCAAAAGATTTACAGCTGTATTCCTACGCCATGTGCAACGTGGCTGAGGAGTTGATCCATTCCGAAAGTCACGGAATGGCTGTCGAGATGTTCGACGGGCGCGTCGTCATGATCATGAGCTTCGAACAAAATGATCCCCAATCGAACATGCTTCGAGCCTTATCGGTCGCCGATTTGATCAAGACCTTCGTTCAGGAACAATTCAGGAAGACCGTTTCCATCGGTGTGGGAAGACCGTACGAAAAATTGGAGGATCTGCACCATTCTTTTCGCGAAGCGAACGAAGCGCTTCAATATCGGATGCTGCTCGGAGCCAATCAAGTCATTTCGATAGAAGATGTGGAGGATTTCGACAGCCAACATTTTTATCGGCTTTTTGACCTGGAAGAAGCGGTGATGGATGCGATGAGATCGGCGGATGCCGGAACCGTCTACAAGCAGCTGGAGCTTTTGTTCCAAAGGACGCTGCAGGAGAACATTCCTCCCAAGATGCTGAAGCAAATATGCTTGCAGTTAGTGCATCGCGCCTTAAAAATCGGTTCGGATATCGGGATTGACGTCGATCTGCTCACCGGAGAGGATACCAGGCTGTACGAAAAAGTCGAGCTCGCCGAAGATGCGGTTGAAATCAAGCGGGATATTACCGGTTTTTTCAAAGATCTGCTGGAGCGTATAGCTGAAAAGCGCAACGCACGCGGCAGCAACGAGACCGTTGCCCATATTTTGGAGTATATTTCGAAACATTACATGCAAAGCGACCTTTCCATGAATAGGATCGCAGATACGTTCCAGCTCAGCGTACCTTACTTGAGTAAAATATTTAAGGAATACACGGAGAGCAATTTTACCGATTATTTGATTCAATTGCGGGTGAACAAAGCGAAACAGCTGCTGGAAGAGGGAAATGCGAAGGTCATTCACATTGCGGAAAAAGTCGGCTACTCCAACTCGCACAGTTTTATCCGCATTTTTAAAAAGGTTACCGGTCTCACGCCCGGAGAATACCGCGAACAGATGATATTGGAACGCAGCAAAACAAACGTCCATGAGGATAAATAA
- a CDS encoding stalk domain-containing protein, producing the protein MPNKKLAASIVGLSLLVGAGAGAYAGANLQEIKAYLNADLKVRVNGSVVQLNDQQGSAILPITYEGNTYLPVRAVANALQVAVDYDAANQEVILGEKVNGTPLNAEKFNDYTYTKDPTQTTYKNKDYKEAYYYHDGSGGPTLIITPDKKYQTLHLKIAALDKDLTDIKIKDLDSNALLKDVGTISPNDGLKDIEVNIGNVKTVTISLQVKDGGGYFVPLIDSYYK; encoded by the coding sequence TTGCCAAACAAGAAGTTAGCTGCCTCGATCGTGGGATTGTCTTTACTTGTCGGAGCTGGGGCGGGCGCATATGCCGGCGCCAATTTGCAAGAAATCAAAGCTTATTTAAACGCAGATCTCAAAGTTCGGGTCAACGGTTCCGTGGTCCAACTTAATGACCAGCAAGGTTCGGCGATTCTTCCTATAACTTACGAGGGTAATACGTATTTGCCGGTCAGAGCGGTTGCAAATGCTTTGCAAGTAGCCGTTGATTACGATGCGGCGAATCAGGAAGTCATCCTCGGGGAGAAAGTGAATGGAACCCCCTTGAATGCAGAGAAGTTTAATGACTACACTTATACGAAAGATCCGACGCAAACGACTTACAAAAATAAAGACTATAAGGAAGCTTACTATTATCACGACGGGTCTGGCGGACCGACACTCATCATCACTCCGGACAAAAAATACCAAACGCTGCACTTGAAAATTGCGGCGCTCGATAAAGATTTAACCGATATTAAAATCAAGGATCTTGATAGCAATGCGCTTCTCAAGGATGTTGGGACCATCTCGCCGAATGACGGGCTGAAAGACATCGAGGTCAATATCGGCAACGTGAAAACAGTAACCATTTCCCTTCAGGTTAAAGATGGCGGCGGTTACTTCGTTCCATTGATCGACTCTTACTATAAATGA
- a CDS encoding LysR family transcriptional regulator yields MDIRDLQIFLAVANEGSITRAAEKLEYVQSSISIRIQQLESELKTELFRRGRQGVKLTTSGEALKSYAEKIIFLTQEAERVVADNSIPRGTLRIGSLETTAAIRLPFILTEYHKSYPEVDLTLKTGTTEELIHLVLKYELDGAFVAAPVEHAELETIEVGVEELALISGEQFPSIERPEQLRNLPLLVFRVGCSYRRKLEDWLHLKGILPAKIMEFGTLEGILGCIHAGLGVSLLPRSVVERALIKYNLQSQDISENFAKTPTLFIRRKDAFESVAVSEFIRTAQRSFNHMEPDFIQTK; encoded by the coding sequence GTGGACATCCGAGACTTGCAGATCTTTCTGGCTGTTGCAAACGAGGGGAGTATTACCAGGGCAGCCGAGAAATTGGAATACGTTCAGTCGAGTATAAGTATCCGTATCCAACAGCTCGAAAGTGAGCTGAAAACTGAGTTATTCCGTCGTGGGCGACAAGGGGTTAAGCTCACAACATCCGGTGAGGCATTAAAGTCCTATGCTGAGAAAATTATCTTTCTTACTCAAGAGGCTGAACGAGTTGTGGCAGATAACTCGATCCCGAGAGGAACTCTCCGGATCGGATCTCTTGAAACCACAGCAGCCATTCGGTTGCCATTTATTCTCACCGAATACCATAAATCCTATCCAGAGGTCGACTTGACACTAAAAACGGGAACGACCGAAGAACTCATCCATTTAGTGTTGAAGTACGAATTGGATGGAGCTTTTGTAGCTGCTCCCGTTGAGCATGCAGAGCTCGAAACTATAGAGGTTGGGGTTGAGGAACTTGCGCTCATCTCAGGAGAACAGTTCCCCTCCATTGAGCGGCCGGAACAATTGCGTAATCTTCCTTTACTGGTGTTTCGTGTTGGTTGTTCTTACCGCCGAAAACTGGAGGATTGGCTACATTTGAAAGGAATTCTCCCTGCAAAGATCATGGAATTCGGAACATTGGAGGGAATCCTTGGATGTATTCACGCTGGCCTCGGGGTCTCCCTATTACCTCGCTCGGTGGTTGAGAGAGCCCTGATTAAATATAACTTGCAATCTCAAGACATTTCGGAAAATTTCGCCAAAACACCGACTCTTTTCATTCGCCGTAAAGATGCCTTTGAAAGTGTAGCTGTGTCTGAGTTCATCCGGACTGCACAACGTAGTTTCAACCATATGGAACCCGATTTTATTCAAACAAAATAA
- a CDS encoding sugar phosphate isomerase/epimerase family protein, translated as MSLSMGLQLYSVKNALKQDFIGTLEKLAAIGYENLEMVIRKTDEGLSLIGGLSAKEVRAQLDRLGMKVVGCHTHINEETEWEGIIEANHTIGSTAIGCSVAFFSNKDDVLRFCETFNRYGELCKTNGLGLYYHNHFQEFQQFEGETVMDILLNNMEKDLIHFEFDSYWAVRGGANPIVWLHELGDRCKKLHQKDLPVTVQPVNWFDVFGATSSITINELYKTQDPAHFCEIGTGTLNIRAIIEAARSIGSAEYIFVEQDVTAKDEVEGVAISYGNLERLLKED; from the coding sequence ATGAGTTTATCCATGGGACTGCAGCTGTATTCGGTCAAAAATGCACTGAAGCAAGATTTTATAGGGACATTGGAAAAATTAGCGGCCATCGGCTATGAGAACCTGGAAATGGTCATCCGAAAAACTGACGAAGGCTTAAGCCTAATCGGCGGGCTGTCGGCGAAGGAAGTACGGGCACAGCTTGATCGGCTCGGGATGAAAGTGGTCGGCTGTCATACCCATATCAATGAAGAAACGGAATGGGAAGGGATCATCGAGGCTAACCATACGATCGGCAGCACGGCCATCGGCTGCTCCGTTGCCTTTTTCTCCAATAAGGACGATGTGCTCCGGTTTTGCGAAACCTTCAACCGTTACGGCGAGCTTTGCAAAACGAACGGGCTGGGCCTGTATTACCATAACCATTTTCAGGAATTTCAGCAGTTTGAAGGCGAGACGGTGATGGACATCTTGCTGAACAACATGGAGAAAGATTTGATTCATTTTGAATTCGATTCGTACTGGGCGGTGAGGGGGGGAGCTAACCCGATCGTATGGCTTCATGAATTGGGGGATCGCTGCAAAAAGCTGCATCAAAAGGATTTGCCGGTCACTGTGCAGCCTGTGAACTGGTTTGATGTGTTTGGAGCAACGAGCAGCATTACGATCAACGAGCTGTATAAAACGCAGGATCCCGCCCATTTTTGCGAGATCGGCACCGGCACGCTGAATATACGTGCGATTATTGAAGCAGCGCGAAGCATCGGCTCCGCAGAGTATATTTTTGTCGAGCAGGATGTAACGGCCAAAGATGAGGTGGAAGGCGTGGCCATCAGCTACGGCAATTTGGAGCGGTTATTGAAGGAAGACTAG
- a CDS encoding carbohydrate ABC transporter permease yields MIEQRNLGSRAFHGVIVIFLGLTGFLTLFPFIHVIATSFSGGRAIASGEVFLWPVDWTLQGFRNLIEDGQLFVGMRNTVVITLIGTCFNLIATILAAYPLSRRRLRGREGLLMAITFTMVFSGGLIPNFILIKTLGIMNSYWALWLPSLISTYNMFVMKTFFEGLPGELEESASIDGANDLVTLARIILPLSLPILAALGLFYAVYWWNAYFNVLIYITSSSKLSLMMVLYQKINNVSEALLSTGGGSEGAVSGQNLTPEGIRAAAIVTATAPILIVYPFLQRHFVKGVLIGSIKG; encoded by the coding sequence ATGATCGAACAAAGAAATCTTGGCAGCCGTGCATTCCATGGAGTGATTGTGATTTTTCTTGGTTTGACGGGCTTCTTGACGCTCTTTCCGTTCATTCATGTGATAGCCACCTCCTTCAGCGGGGGGCGGGCCATAGCGTCAGGCGAAGTATTTCTATGGCCTGTGGACTGGACGCTGCAAGGCTTCCGCAATCTCATAGAAGATGGACAGCTGTTTGTCGGCATGCGCAACACCGTTGTCATTACACTGATCGGAACGTGCTTCAACCTGATCGCCACCATTCTGGCGGCGTATCCGCTGTCCCGCAGACGATTGCGCGGACGCGAAGGACTTTTGATGGCGATTACGTTCACGATGGTGTTCAGCGGAGGTTTGATCCCGAATTTTATTCTCATCAAAACCTTGGGCATCATGAACAGCTACTGGGCACTTTGGCTGCCCAGTTTAATCAGCACCTACAATATGTTCGTGATGAAGACGTTTTTTGAAGGACTGCCGGGCGAGCTGGAGGAATCGGCTTCGATCGACGGGGCTAATGATCTGGTGACACTGGCGCGTATCATTCTCCCGCTGTCCTTGCCCATTCTTGCCGCACTCGGCCTGTTCTACGCCGTTTATTGGTGGAACGCCTATTTTAACGTATTAATTTACATTACCAGCTCCTCGAAGCTTTCTCTCATGATGGTGCTGTACCAGAAGATCAACAACGTCAGTGAAGCGCTCTTAAGCACGGGCGGCGGCTCGGAAGGCGCGGTGAGCGGCCAAAATTTGACTCCGGAGGGCATCAGAGCGGCGGCGATCGTCACGGCGACCGCACCGATTTTGATCGTATATCCTTTCCTTCAAAGGCATTTCGTTAAGGGGGTGTTGATAGGCTCGATAAAAGGTTGA
- a CDS encoding DMT family transporter, with product MITERGSTHVKNGKIYLMLIGSAILWGVSFNLGKIAVSAIGPMNVVGWRFLIAACCLLLIYYLKERPTYRQLKPNLIRYFFIGVIGIFMTNALVFSGLSSTSAVNTALITAANPAVTLICSFLLLRERMSRQQLLGMILSLIGVWFVITAGSITKLSSVSVGDLLVLCGNSCWALYGVLGRKYLKDSTPQKTTALTMCFGAICFIPFMNFPLEPKPDHLVNLADVWMIIGFIALFGSVLAYLWWNKGISQLGVSRTGLFFNFVPITSMMMSIFMGEDVLVSQIAGAFLVITGVIVSLIRNKQL from the coding sequence TTTGATGCTCATCGGATCAGCTATTTTATGGGGAGTGAGCTTTAATTTAGGGAAAATAGCCGTTAGTGCTATCGGTCCGATGAATGTGGTAGGCTGGAGATTTTTAATAGCCGCATGCTGTTTGCTCCTTATTTATTACCTGAAGGAGAGGCCGACCTATCGGCAGCTGAAGCCCAATTTAATAAGATATTTCTTCATAGGAGTCATTGGAATTTTCATGACCAACGCATTGGTTTTTAGCGGATTGTCATCTACTTCGGCTGTAAACACGGCACTAATCACGGCGGCGAATCCAGCGGTAACCTTAATTTGTTCATTTTTGCTGCTAAGGGAACGGATGAGCAGGCAACAACTGCTGGGCATGATCCTTTCCTTGATAGGAGTCTGGTTTGTCATTACGGCAGGCTCCATAACAAAGTTGAGCTCAGTATCTGTTGGAGATTTGTTAGTGTTGTGCGGAAATTCTTGTTGGGCTCTCTATGGAGTGTTAGGAAGAAAATATTTAAAAGATAGTACTCCTCAAAAAACAACGGCACTTACTATGTGTTTTGGAGCCATTTGTTTTATTCCATTTATGAACTTCCCACTTGAGCCAAAACCTGATCATTTGGTTAACTTGGCGGACGTTTGGATGATTATTGGTTTCATCGCATTATTCGGTTCCGTGCTGGCCTATTTATGGTGGAACAAAGGTATATCCCAACTTGGAGTTTCTCGCACGGGGCTATTTTTTAACTTCGTTCCTATTACCTCCATGATGATGAGTATTTTCATGGGAGAGGATGTGCTGGTCAGTCAAATAGCTGGTGCTTTCCTTGTTATTACAGGCGTCATTGTTTCATTAATTCGAAATAAACAACTTTGA
- a CDS encoding tautomerase family protein, with translation MPLLRFDLIKGRDKESLKKLLDVVHAVIVEVFEVPERDRYQIVHEHPADHMIIEDTGLGFKRSDKLVVLSIVSKARPKDKKQKLYSLLSERLEVECGISPSDLMVSIVENTDSDWSFGLGEAQFLTGKLRGD, from the coding sequence ATGCCGTTACTTCGTTTTGATCTTATAAAAGGGCGAGATAAAGAAAGTCTTAAAAAGCTTTTAGACGTTGTTCATGCCGTTATCGTAGAAGTTTTCGAAGTTCCCGAGCGGGATCGTTACCAAATCGTTCACGAACATCCAGCAGATCATATGATTATTGAAGATACTGGGTTAGGGTTTAAACGAAGCGACAAACTGGTTGTTCTTTCCATTGTAAGTAAAGCTCGACCCAAAGATAAGAAACAAAAACTATATTCCTTATTATCCGAACGGCTAGAAGTCGAGTGCGGTATATCGCCAAGCGATTTAATGGTGTCAATCGTTGAAAATACTGATTCTGATTGGAGTTTTGGACTAGGTGAGGCACAATTTTTAACCGGTAAGTTACGAGGCGATTAA
- a CDS encoding ABC transporter permease — protein MREKLAAAPASPHTEPRVSARLKSGGLWKCIKRDKYLYLMLIPVIAYYLVFKYAPMFGEIIAFKDYRFADGIWGSDWVGLKHFRKLFGSPDFFNILKNTLLLNVYTVVFGFPVPIILALLLNELRIEWYKRLVQNLLYVPHFISWVVLGGIIIALLSPSSGAVNMALHNVFGIEPVYFLASQFWWPIVFVLSGIWHSAGWNTILYMAAMTGIDPQLYEAARIDGAGRIRQIWHITLPGIRSTIAILLILRMGYMMDIGFEHIFILQNSAVSEVADVISTYVYRMGLQNVQYSYTTALGLFQSVIGLILIVSMNRVVKLFGEKGLW, from the coding sequence ATGAGAGAAAAATTGGCCGCCGCCCCCGCGAGCCCACATACTGAACCTCGGGTATCGGCCCGTTTGAAATCAGGCGGGTTATGGAAATGCATCAAGCGGGACAAGTATTTGTACCTGATGCTGATTCCCGTCATCGCCTATTATCTTGTATTCAAGTACGCACCGATGTTCGGAGAAATCATCGCATTTAAGGACTACCGGTTTGCGGATGGGATCTGGGGAAGCGACTGGGTGGGACTGAAGCATTTTCGCAAGCTGTTCGGCAGTCCCGATTTTTTCAATATCTTGAAAAACACGCTTCTGCTGAACGTATATACGGTCGTTTTCGGTTTCCCGGTGCCGATTATTCTGGCGCTGCTGCTTAATGAGCTGCGAATCGAATGGTACAAACGTCTCGTTCAGAATCTGCTGTATGTTCCGCATTTTATCTCGTGGGTCGTCCTCGGCGGGATCATCATCGCTTTGCTCAGCCCCAGCTCGGGGGCGGTGAACATGGCGCTGCACAATGTATTCGGCATCGAACCGGTGTATTTCCTGGCCAGCCAATTTTGGTGGCCTATCGTCTTCGTTTTGTCGGGGATTTGGCATAGTGCGGGCTGGAATACCATTTTATACATGGCCGCGATGACGGGAATCGACCCTCAGCTTTATGAAGCGGCACGTATCGACGGGGCCGGACGGATTCGCCAAATATGGCATATCACGCTGCCGGGCATCCGCAGCACGATTGCGATTCTGCTCATCCTGCGCATGGGTTATATGATGGATATCGGCTTTGAACACATTTTTATTTTGCAAAATTCCGCCGTATCCGAAGTGGCCGATGTGATCAGCACTTACGTATATCGGATGGGGCTTCAGAACGTGCAGTACAGCTACACGACCGCGCTGGGCTTGTTCCAATCCGTGATCGGGCTCATCCTGATTGTGTCCATGAACCGGGTGGTCAAACTTTTCGGAGAAAAAGGCTTATGGTGA
- a CDS encoding Gfo/Idh/MocA family protein, which produces MEAVFGCGSIAQRRHIPEYAANPNVELVAYPIRKPSVQKRWQQLMEGKATLLLKNYLENEKVDAVSVCTPNYLHARMTIAAANAGAHVLVEKPMASTVEEGEQIIEAARRNSVFLMVGHNQRFMPPHVRSRLYWRLLNLKQLANLLSCSEQFFYKCSSHLRNSSVHDF; this is translated from the coding sequence ATGGAGGCAGTATTTGGTTGCGGATCTATCGCACAGCGCAGACATATTCCGGAATATGCCGCCAATCCAAATGTGGAGCTGGTTGCATATCCGATCCGAAAACCGAGCGTTCAGAAGAGATGGCAGCAGCTTATGGAGGGAAAAGCTACTCTTCTTTTGAAGAATTATTTGGAAAATGAAAAAGTGGACGCAGTGAGTGTATGTACGCCGAACTATTTGCATGCTCGAATGACGATTGCCGCTGCAAATGCCGGTGCACATGTTCTGGTTGAAAAACCGATGGCTTCTACTGTAGAAGAAGGTGAACAGATAATAGAAGCTGCGCGAAGGAATAGCGTCTTTTTGATGGTTGGCCATAATCAGCGGTTTATGCCTCCGCATGTTCGCTCAAGGTTATATTGGCGGCTTTTGAATCTCAAGCAACTGGCAAATTTATTAAGTTGTAGTGAACAATTTTTTTACAAATGTTCATCGCATCTCAGGAATTCAAGCGTTCATGATTTTTGA
- a CDS encoding extracellular solute-binding protein, whose translation MQIPMKSKHVTSALAIALAMTGLTACGDKKETPPAQGDGKETDKYASLPKEISISMFDRGRVPAEEGTYEKNRWTGWINDNSGIKVNWVPVPRSTAQQKLNVLIAASEAPDLIWEYDRNYIALLAAQGAIQPIDAYIEKYSTSYKKYVSEHPELKPYVTIDGKMVAVSSKRGIDTIANQGMWIRKDWLDKLGLAMPRTDEELLSVAKAFVEKDPDGNGKNDTVGFAFNSQFKSYPAAMFASRPDTWYLDNGKMQLGRLSDRYLDTLAMSKKMYDGGMVDKEYITDKNYQRERQLWITGKAGIYLGSWHLDSEYRDLKQNVPNAQPVPLESVTTKYGKFGLLQEAPASMLIAFNKNMKNPKAAVEFLDWMLDKGWFTLKFGMEGTHYKKTNGVVQAIDGEKNKKELDYAYEYPIVNQWDPKPDDIVKMAASDPLSQEYAKLKASGLETAMKNNFRRDIPYAPSFPELSQFLAEFNPKADEIDNKVIMGGPQFTPEWGAAELKKEWKRLNGENVWKQVQEWYDKNKDSLKQ comes from the coding sequence ATGCAGATCCCAATGAAAAGCAAGCACGTCACTTCAGCTCTGGCTATCGCTCTGGCGATGACCGGACTGACCGCCTGTGGAGACAAAAAGGAAACGCCCCCGGCGCAGGGTGACGGTAAGGAAACCGACAAGTACGCCAGTCTCCCCAAGGAAATCAGTATTTCCATGTTTGACAGGGGACGCGTACCGGCTGAAGAAGGAACCTATGAGAAAAACCGTTGGACGGGGTGGATCAACGACAATTCCGGTATCAAGGTGAATTGGGTGCCTGTCCCCCGCAGTACGGCGCAGCAGAAGCTGAATGTTCTGATTGCCGCGAGCGAAGCGCCGGACCTCATCTGGGAATACGACCGCAACTATATCGCGCTGCTGGCCGCCCAAGGAGCGATTCAGCCGATTGATGCTTATATTGAGAAGTACAGCACGTCCTATAAGAAATATGTAAGCGAACATCCCGAGCTAAAGCCTTACGTGACGATCGATGGGAAAATGGTTGCCGTCTCCAGCAAACGCGGAATCGATACGATCGCCAACCAGGGGATGTGGATTCGCAAGGACTGGCTGGACAAACTCGGTTTGGCGATGCCCCGAACCGATGAGGAGCTTCTGAGCGTAGCCAAGGCGTTTGTGGAGAAAGATCCGGATGGAAACGGCAAGAACGATACGGTGGGTTTTGCCTTCAACAGCCAATTTAAGAGTTACCCGGCGGCTATGTTCGCTTCCAGACCGGACACATGGTACTTGGATAACGGCAAGATGCAGCTGGGCCGGTTGAGTGACCGATATCTGGATACCTTGGCAATGTCCAAAAAAATGTACGACGGCGGCATGGTCGACAAGGAATATATCACCGATAAGAATTACCAGCGCGAGCGTCAGCTTTGGATTACCGGCAAAGCGGGCATCTATCTGGGCTCGTGGCACCTGGATTCCGAGTACCGGGATTTGAAGCAAAACGTGCCGAATGCGCAGCCGGTTCCTCTGGAATCCGTGACGACGAAGTACGGCAAATTCGGCTTGCTGCAGGAAGCGCCGGCCTCCATGCTGATTGCTTTTAACAAAAACATGAAAAATCCGAAGGCCGCCGTCGAATTCCTGGATTGGATGCTGGATAAGGGCTGGTTTACGCTCAAATTCGGCATGGAAGGCACACATTACAAGAAAACGAATGGGGTTGTGCAGGCCATTGACGGAGAGAAAAACAAGAAAGAACTGGATTACGCGTATGAATACCCGATCGTTAACCAATGGGATCCGAAGCCGGATGACATTGTAAAAATGGCCGCGTCAGATCCGCTTTCCCAGGAATATGCCAAGCTGAAGGCGTCGGGCCTGGAAACGGCGATGAAAAACAATTTCAGAAGAGACATTCCGTACGCGCCTTCGTTTCCGGAGCTGAGCCAGTTTTTAGCCGAGTTTAACCCGAAGGCCGACGAAATCGACAACAAGGTCATTATGGGCGGGCCGCAGTTTACGCCGGAATGGGGAGCCGCCGAGCTGAAGAAGGAATGGAAGCGGTTGAACGGGGAAAACGTTTGGAAACAGGTGCAGGAGTGGTATGACAAAAACAAAGACAGCTTGAAGCAGTAA